One segment of Natranaeroarchaeum aerophilus DNA contains the following:
- a CDS encoding universal stress protein, with protein MYDDILVPTDGSEGTAETLDHAIEIAGNHDATLHAISVMDQRVYLAAEDDERDEIIDRLRRDAEAAIEDVADRIAETDLALETAVVDGTPYKEILGYADEHDIDLVTIGTHGRTGRDKLENLGSVTERVVREADRTVLVVSIG; from the coding sequence ATGTACGACGACATACTGGTGCCGACTGACGGGAGCGAGGGGACTGCGGAGACGCTCGACCACGCAATCGAGATCGCTGGGAACCACGATGCCACCCTGCATGCGATCTCGGTGATGGACCAGCGCGTCTATCTGGCGGCCGAGGACGACGAGCGCGACGAGATCATCGACCGACTCCGCCGGGACGCCGAGGCGGCGATCGAAGACGTCGCGGACAGGATTGCTGAGACCGACCTCGCCCTCGAAACCGCGGTGGTCGACGGAACGCCGTACAAGGAGATTCTGGGCTACGCTGACGAGCACGACATCGATCTGGTCACGATTGGGACCCACGGCCGGACGGGCCGGGACAAACTGGAGAACCTCGGGAGCGTCACCGAACGAGTAGTGAGGGAAGCGGATCGGACGGTGCTG